In Cotesia glomerata isolate CgM1 unplaced genomic scaffold, MPM_Cglom_v2.3 scaffold_24, whole genome shotgun sequence, the following are encoded in one genomic region:
- the LOC123274156 gene encoding DNA repair and recombination protein RAD52-like: MDLNNLDLEQLIVNGDKTFGPHDWSHEIKKQIIDFVDQIDGIYVVGCTTIVKIFLRDGRIHEAIAFKESRSDSYRIAYDQARNGSFIRAIYDTFFFFNEFRDHLFSLTEQKLKRLANQERLKFE, translated from the exons atggatttaaataatttggatttagaacaattaatagtaaatggAGATAAAACATTTGGACCTCACGATTGGTctcatgaaattaaaaaacaaataattg ATTTTGTCGACCAGATTGATGGGATTTATGTCGTTGGATGCACTActattgtgaaaatttttttgagagaTGGTCGCATTCATGAGGCAATAGCTTTTAAAGAATCACGAAGTGATTCTTATAGAATTGCATATGATCAAGCACGAAAt ggATCATTCATCAGGGCTATTTATGACaccttctttttttttaatgaattccGCGACCATTTATTCTCTTTAAccgaacaaaaattaaaaagattgGCCAATCAAGAAcgattaaaatttgaatga